In Geopsychrobacter electrodiphilus DSM 16401, a single window of DNA contains:
- the lptE gene encoding LPS assembly lipoprotein LptE — protein sequence MKSLILLLLLLSGCGYQFSGGQLPGDIRLLYLPLAANRTAEPLLENKLAGPVTAVLARQKGVELVASESHADAVLNGTISRYSVIPISYDANDRISVLQATMVVRYQLVQQRDGKLLWQGDLMRQETYNAVVDKNAQEDLESIAIEMLAKNIADDLLSRLVNRF from the coding sequence ATGAAATCTCTTATCCTGTTACTTCTTTTGTTGTCAGGCTGTGGTTACCAGTTCTCTGGAGGTCAGTTACCTGGCGATATACGTCTGCTGTATCTCCCTCTGGCTGCTAACCGCACCGCTGAGCCTCTGCTGGAAAATAAGTTGGCGGGACCTGTTACTGCTGTCCTTGCCCGGCAAAAAGGGGTCGAACTGGTTGCGTCTGAGTCCCACGCAGATGCTGTGTTAAACGGCACGATCTCACGTTATTCTGTTATCCCAATTTCCTATGATGCCAACGACCGGATCAGTGTACTTCAGGCCACCATGGTGGTCCGGTATCAGCTGGTGCAGCAGAGAGATGGAAAACTATTATGGCAGGGTGACCTCATGCGCCAGGAAACCTACAATGCAGTGGTTGATAAGAATGCGCAGGAGGATCTCGAGTCGATCGCGATTGAGATGCTGGCAAAAAATATAGCGGATGATCTGCTCTCCCGCCTGGTGAACCGGTTCTAG
- the holA gene encoding DNA polymerase III subunit delta produces MTPEVLQQLIQSHTLPPVLYLFGGEPFLQQSILQQIEKAVLSPGSEDFNRDLFHGKGVAVDKILETVMTYPVFAERRLVLVKDAQSLTTSDYDALLEYIQNPAPETCLIFSGDKIDSRRKFFQTLKKHDALVEFKALNERQIPGFIRHQLDVSGFSMTGDALSLFVNRVGSSLFEVMIELEKLFLYVGEGRLIDVPDVRAVVSSIRAENIFEIGNAVGCQDAGRALNLGRHLIADGEAPLKILSLLVRHFRQLWKARELQVEERPSNEIARRVGVPPFVVEGLIVQGRRYSRVDFRRAFGLFVEADLAMKSSGSQPEVVLEDLLLKLAGENSRNKKGPR; encoded by the coding sequence ATGACGCCCGAGGTCCTACAACAGCTCATTCAAAGCCACACCCTACCGCCGGTGCTCTATCTCTTTGGCGGGGAACCATTTCTCCAGCAGAGCATTTTGCAACAAATTGAAAAAGCGGTTTTATCCCCTGGCAGCGAAGATTTTAATCGTGATTTGTTTCATGGTAAGGGAGTCGCCGTTGATAAAATTTTAGAAACTGTTATGACCTATCCCGTTTTCGCTGAAAGACGCCTGGTTCTGGTTAAGGATGCTCAATCACTAACCACATCAGATTATGATGCACTCCTCGAATATATTCAGAACCCCGCCCCTGAGACTTGTTTGATTTTTAGCGGTGACAAGATTGATAGTCGCCGCAAGTTTTTTCAAACGCTCAAGAAACACGATGCGCTGGTTGAATTCAAAGCATTGAATGAACGCCAGATTCCGGGGTTTATCAGGCACCAATTGGATGTTTCTGGTTTCTCAATGACTGGAGATGCTCTCAGCCTTTTTGTCAATCGGGTCGGGAGCAGTCTGTTCGAAGTGATGATTGAGCTTGAAAAATTATTTCTTTATGTCGGGGAAGGCCGGTTGATTGATGTGCCGGATGTTCGCGCGGTGGTCTCAAGCATACGCGCGGAAAATATATTTGAAATTGGCAATGCTGTCGGATGTCAGGACGCCGGCCGGGCGTTGAACCTGGGGCGTCACCTGATCGCTGATGGCGAGGCCCCACTGAAAATTCTGTCACTTCTCGTTCGGCATTTCCGGCAACTCTGGAAAGCGCGAGAGTTGCAGGTAGAAGAGCGCCCGAGCAATGAAATTGCCCGTAGAGTTGGTGTGCCTCCATTTGTTGTAGAAGGTTTGATTGTACAGGGTCGTCGCTATTCACGCGTTGACTTCAGACGTGCATTCGGCCTCTTTGTCGAAGCTGACCTTGCGATGAAATCGAGTGGTTCTCAACCTGAGGTTGTTTTGGAGGATCTGCTGTTAAAGCTCGCGGGGGAGAATTCCAGAAATAAAAAGGGACCTCGTTGA
- the rpsT gene encoding 30S ribosomal protein S20, whose protein sequence is MANHKSAIKRNNQNQARNARNNHLRSTMRNLVKTVREAVAAGDNELAQQSLKLAIPCIDKISTKGVIHKSTASRKIARLTKLVNTLG, encoded by the coding sequence GTGGCAAATCACAAATCAGCGATCAAACGCAACAACCAAAATCAAGCGCGTAATGCTCGCAACAATCATCTCCGTTCCACCATGCGAAACCTTGTTAAAACAGTTCGTGAAGCAGTTGCGGCTGGGGATAATGAACTTGCGCAGCAATCGCTGAAGCTTGCAATCCCCTGCATTGACAAAATCTCTACCAAGGGTGTTATTCACAAGTCGACCGCAAGTCGCAAAATTGCGCGCCTGACCAAACTTGTCAATACCCTCGGCTGA
- the murJ gene encoding murein biosynthesis integral membrane protein MurJ, which translates to MSHRRKISTAALVMALATFISRIAGLVRDVVVARIFGAGFVSDAFFMAFTIPNLLRRFFGEGALTAAFVPVYTEISAQQGEEESRLLACRCVTLLSMVMLIVVAAGMLLAPWVVKGIGFGFSDISGKLELTTRLTQIMFPYVGLVSLLALLTGILNVRGHFFLPSLSPLLLNAGMIFGALWLGSYFTHPIYGLATGVLLGGGAQLLLQYPVLLRYRVRLRPDFHFRGDPALRQIFRLMLPGIAGVAIYQINVVVTRLLASFLPQGSVSYLYYAQRLFEFPQGIFIVSLAQAVLPMMSRHVADGDEHAFKDSLQFALSLMVVFTLPALLGLIICARPIYSLFFMGGEFGTTALDATSLTLMYYAPGLLFVGLSRVAAQTFYALKDTRTPVLVSFWTLLVNVSLGLMLMGPMQYLGLALSLTLASAFNAFLLIFLLRRRVGPFLREAMIRPLRGVLPATIGMGLVAYVVVNLCDWTQPGAVWLKSFLLLGSITAGVSVFLLICALLKVDEIARGWQLLRGSRGKGHNA; encoded by the coding sequence ATGAGTCATCGAAGGAAAATATCAACTGCAGCACTGGTCATGGCGCTTGCAACATTTATCAGTCGAATTGCTGGTCTGGTGCGGGATGTAGTGGTGGCCAGAATTTTTGGTGCTGGTTTTGTCAGTGACGCCTTCTTTATGGCTTTCACCATCCCGAATCTGTTACGGCGTTTTTTTGGTGAAGGCGCTCTGACCGCTGCGTTTGTGCCTGTTTATACTGAGATTTCTGCTCAGCAGGGGGAAGAAGAATCCCGTCTGTTGGCATGCCGTTGTGTCACCTTGTTGAGTATGGTCATGCTTATAGTAGTTGCTGCGGGCATGTTGCTGGCGCCCTGGGTCGTCAAAGGGATTGGATTTGGCTTCAGTGACATCAGTGGCAAACTTGAACTTACCACCCGCTTAACCCAGATCATGTTCCCATACGTTGGTCTTGTCAGCCTGCTGGCCCTTTTAACCGGAATTCTTAACGTCAGGGGACATTTTTTTCTCCCGTCTCTTTCCCCACTATTGCTGAATGCAGGTATGATTTTTGGTGCTTTGTGGCTCGGGAGCTATTTTACACATCCGATCTATGGGTTAGCAACGGGTGTTTTACTCGGGGGGGGGGCTCAATTGTTGCTGCAGTATCCGGTTCTGTTGCGCTACAGGGTGCGATTGCGGCCTGATTTCCATTTTAGGGGAGATCCCGCGCTGCGACAAATCTTTCGTTTGATGTTACCTGGTATCGCGGGTGTGGCGATTTACCAAATAAATGTGGTCGTGACGAGACTCCTCGCATCATTTTTGCCACAAGGGAGTGTTTCCTATCTGTATTATGCCCAGCGACTGTTTGAATTTCCACAGGGGATCTTCATCGTTTCGCTGGCACAGGCCGTTTTGCCAATGATGAGTCGGCATGTAGCAGATGGAGATGAGCACGCGTTTAAGGACTCACTGCAATTCGCGCTCTCTCTAATGGTTGTTTTTACGCTCCCCGCTCTCTTGGGACTGATAATTTGTGCACGGCCTATTTATAGCCTGTTTTTTATGGGTGGTGAATTTGGTACAACCGCGCTTGATGCAACCTCTTTGACATTGATGTATTACGCCCCGGGTTTACTTTTTGTTGGGCTCAGCCGGGTCGCTGCGCAAACATTTTATGCCCTGAAGGATACACGAACTCCTGTTCTGGTCTCGTTTTGGACGCTTCTGGTTAATGTCAGTCTCGGACTGATGTTGATGGGGCCAATGCAGTACCTGGGCTTGGCTTTGTCCCTCACTCTGGCCTCGGCTTTTAATGCTTTTTTGTTGATTTTTCTGCTCCGAAGGCGGGTTGGGCCTTTTCTGCGTGAGGCTATGATCAGACCTTTGCGTGGCGTGCTTCCTGCGACAATAGGGATGGGTCTTGTGGCTTATGTTGTTGTCAATCTGTGTGATTGGACGCAGCCGGG